In Streptomyces sp. NBC_00341, the DNA window AGCAGGGGCAGGCTCAGCCCCGTCGCCAGCTCCTGGCGCACGGTCCTGGCCAGGGTGCGGCCGGCCGCGCTCCGTACGGCACGGAGCCTCTGCAGACCGAACGGCAGCATGCTCTCGGTCAGCAGCGAGGAGACGACACGGTTGATGAAGTGGAAGGACAGTGCGGTCCCGATGTGTTCGGGCGCGTCGGTCGAAGGGAACGGCTGCGGTGTACTCATGTCCTTTCCCCAGGACAGGAGTTGACGGTGGGCCGGGTCCTGTGGCTGTTCGTCGCGGGCGATCGTCTCGGCCAGCCGGTGGTCACCGGTGGCGTGCAGCAGCACGGTGTGCGCGTCCACGCAGAACGGGCAGCGGTTGGCCAGCGACACTCCGGCCGCCACCACCTCCTTGTCAGTCCGGGACACCCGTCCGGCCAGCAAGGACTCGCGCACCAGCGCCCAGGCACCGGTCAGCAGTGGAGGGGAGGCGGCCAGTACGACGAAGGCGGAGGCACGCTCGATGCCGAAGTCCTTGGCCATCTGGGCGTACACATCGGCGACCACTCCGGTGGCCGACTCGGGCGGGGCGGGTGAGGTGTAGCGAAAAGGTCCGGTCATGGCACCGATGCTCACCCGCGGACCCGCCCCCGGTCGTCGTACCGCCGAAGGCCGTTCCCGCTGCTCCGGCCCGACGCCGGCCGGCCCCGCACTACTGCCCAGGGAGTAGTCCCGGGCCGGTCCTCGCGGGCGATGCCGCCGTCGGCGTACGGGAGTTAGGGTGCGGCACATGAAGGGCGAAACGGGGGAGAGCGGCCGGCGTGCGCTGCTGCTGGACGCGGCCCTGGCGGTCGCGATCGGGGCGGCGGTCCTCGGCGCGGCCTCGGTCGCGTCGGCGCCCGGCGCCCTCGATCTGCTGCTCGTCGCGACCGGTGCGCTGGCACTGGCCGGGCACCGCCGGGCGCCCCGCACGGTACTCGTCGTCACGACGCTCGCCATGTCCGGCTACGTGCTCCACGCGCATCCGGGCAGCTGGGCGGCGTTCCCCGTGCTGGCCGCGGTGCACGCCGCCGCCCGCAGCGGACACCGCCTCTGGGGAGTCGCGGCGGGCGCCCTCTTCCTCGCCGGCTACTTCACCGTCATGACGGCCGCCGCACCCGCCGCAGAGGGCACCGTGGAGCGCACCCTGCTGCTGCTCGGCTGGTTCCTGTGCGCCGGGGTCACCGGGCTCATCGACAAGAACTGGCAGGCCTACCTGCGCCAGACGGAGCAGCGCGCACTCGACGCCGAACGCGGCCGCGACGAGATCGCGCTGCGCCGGGCGGGGGAGGAGCGGCTGCGGATCGCCCGCGAACTGCACGACTCCCTCACCCACTCCATCTCGATCGTCAAGCTCCAGGCGGGAGTCGCCGTCCACCTCGCGCGCAAACGCGGCGCCGAGGTGGAGCCCGCCCTCCTCGCCATCCAGGAGGCGAGTGGCGAGGCGATGCGCGAGCTGCGCGCCACGCTGGAGGTGCTGCGCACGGACGTGGTCGAGCCCGGCACCGGCCTCGACCGGATCGGTGAGCTGGCCGAGCGCGCCCGCAGCGCGGGCATCGTCCTCGCGGTCACCGTCAGCGGCGACGAGCGCCCGCTGCCGGTGGACGTGGACCGGACCGCCTACCGCATCGTGCAGGAGGCCCTCACCAACGTGGCCCGGCACGCCGGCCGTGCCCGTACCACCGTCGAACTCGGTTACGGGGAACGGTCCCTGACCGTGCGCGTCGAGGACAACGGGCCCTGTGCCCCGGGTGACGCGGTCACCGCCGGCACCGGCCTCACCGGCATGCGTGAACGCGTCACGGCCCTCGGCGGCACGCTGGACGCCGCGCCGAGGCGGGCCGGCGGCTTCTCCGTACGCGCCGAACTACCGCTGCGTACCGCGCGGACCACCGCATGAGCGAGGACACCGGCGGCCCGTTGCGGGTACTGATCGTCGACGACCAGGCCCTGATGCGGGCTGGATTCCGGGCCCTGCTCGACGCGGAGGACGGCATCGAGGTGGTCGGTGAGGCCGCGGACGGCCGCGCGGGCCTGGAACTGGCCCGGCTGCACACCCCCGACATCGCGCTCGTCGATGTGCAGATGCCGGTGATGACCGGGATCGAGGCGACCCGGGCCATCGCCGCGGACCCGCTGCTGAACGGGGTACGCGTCGTGATCCTGACCAACTACGGCCTGGACGAGTACGTGTTCGAGGCGCTGCGTGCCGGGGCGGCGGGCTTCCTGCTCAAGGACACCGAGCCGGCCGAGCTGCTCCGGGCCATCCGCGTCGCGGCGAGCGGCGACGCGCTGCTGTCGCCCGCCATCACCCGCAGACTGATCGGCGCGTTCGTCGCCCGGCCCCCCGACCGGTCCACCGCCCCCGGATTCGAGACCCTGACCCGCCGGGAACGCGAGGTGAGCGCCCTCGCGGCCCGCGGGCTGACGAACGAGGAGATCGCCGCGCACATGGTGATCAGCCCCTTCACGGCCAAGACGCACATCAGCCGCGCCATGGTCAAGCTGGGCGCCCGGGACCGCGCCCAACTCGTCGTGTTCGTCTACGAGTCGGGTCTCGTCACCCCCGGCGGACCGGGGCGCGGTCCGTCTCCGTCCTGACCGGAACGACAGGCCCTACGGCACCCGGGCGGTCCACTCGGCCGTGCCGAACTTGGTGCGGACGAGCTCCTCCGCCCGGTCCTGCTCGTCCTGGCTCACGGTGCCGGTGGTGAGCCCGTGGCGGGTGCGGAACGACTCGATCATGTTGTCGATGACGGCACCGCGGGGGAGCCCGGTCTGCCGACGGAGGGGGTCGACGCGCTTCTTGGCGCTCTTGGTGCCCTTGTCGGACATCTTCTCGCGGCCGATCCGCAGGACGTCGAGCATCTTGTCGGCGTCGATGTCGTAGGACATCGTCACGTGGTGCAGCACCGCACCCGGTCCGCCGTCGTGGCCCACGACGCGCTTCTGCGCCGCCCCGGCGATCTTCCCGACCTCGGTCGCGATGTCGTTCAGCGGCTGGTACCAGGCCTTGATGCCCATGTCGCCGAGGGCTTCGAGCACCCAGTCGTCGAGGTAGGCGTAGCTGTCGGCGAAGGAGAGCCCGGAGACCAGGGCGTCGGGGACGGAGAGGGAGTAGGTGATGGTGTTGCCCGGCTCCACGAACATCGCCCCGCCGCCCGAGACCCGGCGCACGACGCTCACCCCGTGCCGGGCGGCGGCCTCGGCGTCGACCTCGTTGCGCAGCGACTGGAAGCTGCCGATGATCACGGCGGGCGAGTCCCACTCCCAGACCCGGAGCGTCGGCGGACGCCGTCCGGCCGCGACCTCCGCGGTGATGACCTCGTCGAGGGCCATGTGCAGGGCGGGGGACTGCGGCTGCTCGTGGATGAGCTGCCAGTCGTAGTCGCTCCACTCGGTGGCGTGGGCCAGTGCCCGGCGTACGGCGACGGCGATGCCCTCGGAGGTGAGGCCGAACATCACGGTCGAGGCGGGGAGCGCCGCGTCGATCCTGGCGGTCAGGTCCGCGGTGCCGGTGTTGGCCGGGGCCCCCTCCAGCGCCGTGTCGATGGCGAGGATCGCCTCGTCCGGTTCCAGGAAGAAGTCCCCGGCCACCCGTACGTCGCGCAGGGCGCCGCCCTCGACGTCCAGGTCCACCACGACGAGCTTGCCGCCGGGCACCTTGTACTCTCCATGCACGGCTTCTGTCCTTTCCCGTGCGCGGCAGGGGATAGACGCGCACATACCTCTCATCGCACTCTAATACCTGCTCGTGACGAGTGGCTGCGGAGCCTCGGAGCGACGGTTCGGACCGCAGTATCAGCTCCGGCACTGCCTGATACCCCGCGATCTTCGCCGGTCACCCGGACGGAGTCCCCCGGCGGGTCGCCTTGTCACTGGGACGACTTTCCACGTCTCTACCGCCGCCGCGTCCCGCGCATCATCCGCCCTCTTGTCGCCGGTCAGTTCCACGTCTCCGAGGAGCTGATCGCCACCCGCCTGGTCGAGGCGGGCCGGAGCACCTGGGAGGCGCCCCTGGCCGACGCTCTTCGCAACGTCTGGACCGCGTGGTGGCAGGCCACATTGCACACCTACCCCAGCCCGGTGTCGATCAGGGACACCCTCGCCGTGATCACCGTCGCCACCGACAGCCTGCGCCCCTGGCTGGACACCTGGACCGTCACCCGGACCCCGGCCGCCGACACGCACTTGGCGGACCTGATGGACGACGTGCTGTGCGAGTACGAGATCACCGACCTGAGCCTGGGGTTCTACAGCGAGTACCACGCCACCGCGGAGCTGGTGGATTGGCTCCTCACGGATGTGCGCGACCGTGTCACTGACTCCGTCTCGACGACCCGGATTTCATTCACCACCTCCAGCAGCTGATCAGCGCTCCAACTGGCGTCCCAACCGACGCGATTCACAACGACGACTTCTGAGCTCTTGGGGTCGGTGTCGGCCGGTCGGTGAGTGTGACTCCGGTGACGGCGAGGTTCCGGCTCGTCTCGGATCCTTGGTCGGGTGTCTGTGTAGGGGCTCGCGTATCACCGCGACCCCCTACAGCAGGACGCCGCCGGACACTTCGAGGCGCTGGGCGGTGACCCATCGCAGGTCCTCGGAGGCGAGGGCGGCGATGGCGTCGCCGATCTCCTGTGGTTCGCCGACGCGGCCGAGCGCGGTCTGCGC includes these proteins:
- a CDS encoding carboxymuconolactone decarboxylase family protein; amino-acid sequence: MTGPFRYTSPAPPESATGVVADVYAQMAKDFGIERASAFVVLAASPPLLTGAWALVRESLLAGRVSRTDKEVVAAGVSLANRCPFCVDAHTVLLHATGDHRLAETIARDEQPQDPAHRQLLSWGKDMSTPQPFPSTDAPEHIGTALSFHFINRVVSSLLTESMLPFGLQRLRAVRSAAGRTLARTVRQELATGLSLPLLETEGEAPSWAAGTAIGTAFGALRTAAELGAGLLSEEDAAFVRESVAAWDGVSPLPPHGAVLPDRAERPGARLALLAARAPYRITDEDVAAWLVPPFTDHCLVHLIAFGAIRAVGRVEATLTTQPV
- a CDS encoding sensor histidine kinase, whose protein sequence is MKGETGESGRRALLLDAALAVAIGAAVLGAASVASAPGALDLLLVATGALALAGHRRAPRTVLVVTTLAMSGYVLHAHPGSWAAFPVLAAVHAAARSGHRLWGVAAGALFLAGYFTVMTAAAPAAEGTVERTLLLLGWFLCAGVTGLIDKNWQAYLRQTEQRALDAERGRDEIALRRAGEERLRIARELHDSLTHSISIVKLQAGVAVHLARKRGAEVEPALLAIQEASGEAMRELRATLEVLRTDVVEPGTGLDRIGELAERARSAGIVLAVTVSGDERPLPVDVDRTAYRIVQEALTNVARHAGRARTTVELGYGERSLTVRVEDNGPCAPGDAVTAGTGLTGMRERVTALGGTLDAAPRRAGGFSVRAELPLRTARTTA
- a CDS encoding response regulator transcription factor, giving the protein MSEDTGGPLRVLIVDDQALMRAGFRALLDAEDGIEVVGEAADGRAGLELARLHTPDIALVDVQMPVMTGIEATRAIAADPLLNGVRVVILTNYGLDEYVFEALRAGAAGFLLKDTEPAELLRAIRVAASGDALLSPAITRRLIGAFVARPPDRSTAPGFETLTRREREVSALAARGLTNEEIAAHMVISPFTAKTHISRAMVKLGARDRAQLVVFVYESGLVTPGGPGRGPSPS
- a CDS encoding biotin/lipoate A/B protein ligase family protein translates to MHGEYKVPGGKLVVVDLDVEGGALRDVRVAGDFFLEPDEAILAIDTALEGAPANTGTADLTARIDAALPASTVMFGLTSEGIAVAVRRALAHATEWSDYDWQLIHEQPQSPALHMALDEVITAEVAAGRRPPTLRVWEWDSPAVIIGSFQSLRNEVDAEAAARHGVSVVRRVSGGGAMFVEPGNTITYSLSVPDALVSGLSFADSYAYLDDWVLEALGDMGIKAWYQPLNDIATEVGKIAGAAQKRVVGHDGGPGAVLHHVTMSYDIDADKMLDVLRIGREKMSDKGTKSAKKRVDPLRRQTGLPRGAVIDNMIESFRTRHGLTTGTVSQDEQDRAEELVRTKFGTAEWTARVP